From the genome of Pseudarthrobacter sp. NIBRBAC000502772:
TGTCCTGAAACCTACCCCTTGGTGGGCGGTGAATCAATGGATGCCAGCTTCGGGCCGCTATTCGCCGCGGAGGCCCTCCAGCGTGCGCAACGCAGCATCACGGAGACCCCGGGTCCCTGGACCGGCAGCCAGGATATCCCGGCTGGACGTCCCCAGGACCTGCGGGTACGCCGCCCCGAAGGTCCGGCGCAGGTCTGCCGGTGTGGCACCCTGGGCGCCCAGTCCCGGGGCCAGGATAGGTCCGCGGACCGCCGGGAGGTCCAGGTGCAGGTCAGTCAACGCTGACCCCACAGTGGCGCCGACAACGAGTCCAACGGACCCCAGGCCGCCGGCATAACGGCTGTTCTCGGCCGCTGCCGCCTCGACGATCCGCCGGGCCACGGAGTCTGCTCCGCCCACATGCTGCACGGAAGCCCCCTCCGGGTTGGAGGTCAACGCCAGGACAAATACGCCCCGGCCGTAGTCCGCCGCCAGGTCAAGGGCAGGGCGGAGCGACTCAAACCCCAGGTACGGGCTGAGGGTCACGGAGTCGGCTGCCAGGGACGAGCCGTCCCGCAGCCAGGCGTCCGCGTAGGCAGCCATCGTGGAGCCGATATCGCCCCGCTTGGCGTCAGCAATGGTGAGGACCTGCGCCTGCGTTGCCGCGGCCAGCACTTCCTCAAGGACTGCCATCCCGGCCGAACCGTGGCGCTCGTAGAGCGCCACCTGCGGCTTCACCGCGGCAGCGAGCGAACCGACGGCCTCCAGGACCGTCAGCGAAAACCGCCTCAGCCCTGCGGCGTCGTCGGCCAGTCCCCAGTCCTTCAGGAGTGCCGGGTGCGGGTCAATGCCCACGCACAGCGGCCCGCGGGCCGCCATGGCCGCCCCGAGCCGGGAGCCGAAGGACTCCCGGGCGGGGCCTGATGATGTGGAGGCGGCCTCAGGCATGCTGCGAAACCGCAGACTCGGCCGCCGCATTCTCCGCAGCTGCCTCCTGGGACGCCACCAGGGCGGCGGCGTGCTCCTGCAGGCTGGTCACCGACCATTCGTAGGTGCGCATCGCCTCGATGGCCTGCACCGCCGCGTTGAACTCGGCCACCGTGGTGATGCAGGGGATGCCGATGGAGGTCGCTGCAGCACGCAGGGCGTAGCCGTCGCTGCGGGCCTCGCCGCCGGAGGGGGTGTTGAAGACCATGTCGATCTCGCCGGCGATGACGAGGTCTGCGATGGTGCCCTCGCCTTCGGCACTGCTGCCCTCGGCGACCTTACGGACCGTACTGGCCTGGATGCCGTTGCGGCGCAGGACGTCGGCGGTGCCGCCGGTGGAGACGATCTCAAAGCCGAGGTCCGAGAGGCGCTTCACGGCCATGATGACCGCCCGCTTGTCCCGGT
Proteins encoded in this window:
- the pyrF gene encoding orotidine-5'-phosphate decarboxylase, which produces MPEAASTSSGPARESFGSRLGAAMAARGPLCVGIDPHPALLKDWGLADDAAGLRRFSLTVLEAVGSLAAAVKPQVALYERHGSAGMAVLEEVLAAATQAQVLTIADAKRGDIGSTMAAYADAWLRDGSSLAADSVTLSPYLGFESLRPALDLAADYGRGVFVLALTSNPEGASVQHVGGADSVARRIVEAAAAENSRYAGGLGSVGLVVGATVGSALTDLHLDLPAVRGPILAPGLGAQGATPADLRRTFGAAYPQVLGTSSRDILAAGPGTRGLRDAALRTLEGLRGE